One Nocardioides aromaticivorans genomic window carries:
- a CDS encoding SDR family NAD(P)-dependent oxidoreductase, protein MSSFSGRTAVVTGAGGGMGLAIAVDLAARGARVVAVDVKEAPTELPDGVTFCRGDISDSGLAPEVVSLAGSISATGVVDMLVNAAGVAWFADPGLPPPPFVDGSIVDIDPAAWKRVLDINLTGSMLMTRAVLPGMRAHGAGSLVHIASIAGLRCADGALDAYQVSKAGLISLSRGLAAQYGPEGIRSNTVCPGAIVTPMIAGIYENDPAREQSMAARVPLRRVGTTADVCAAVTYLLSDDASFVTGTDLVVDGGWLTNMG, encoded by the coding sequence ATGTCGTCGTTCTCCGGACGGACGGCTGTCGTCACCGGAGCGGGCGGGGGAATGGGGCTCGCCATCGCCGTGGATCTCGCTGCGCGGGGTGCACGGGTCGTCGCGGTCGACGTCAAGGAGGCTCCGACTGAGCTGCCCGACGGGGTCACCTTCTGCCGCGGTGACATCTCGGACTCGGGGCTCGCGCCAGAGGTCGTGAGCCTTGCCGGGTCGATCTCTGCAACCGGTGTCGTCGACATGCTGGTGAACGCGGCCGGAGTCGCGTGGTTCGCTGATCCCGGCCTCCCTCCTCCGCCCTTCGTGGACGGCTCGATCGTCGACATCGATCCGGCGGCGTGGAAACGCGTGCTCGACATCAACCTCACCGGGTCGATGCTGATGACTCGGGCGGTCCTGCCCGGTATGCGCGCGCACGGGGCCGGCTCCCTGGTGCACATTGCGAGCATCGCCGGCCTGCGCTGCGCGGATGGCGCCCTGGATGCCTACCAGGTCTCGAAGGCAGGGCTGATCAGCCTCTCCCGCGGGCTGGCTGCCCAGTACGGGCCGGAGGGCATTCGGTCCAACACGGTGTGTCCAGGAGCCATCGTCACCCCGATGATCGCCGGCATCTACGAGAACGACCCGGCGCGGGAGCAGTCGATGGCGGCCCGGGTACCCCTTCGTCGCGTCGGTACGACGGCGGACGTGTGCGCTGCCGTCACCTACCTGCTGTCGGACGACGCATCCTTCGTCACCGGTACCGACCTGGTCGTCGACGGAGGCTGGCTCACCAACATGGGATGA
- a CDS encoding alpha/beta hydrolase, protein MSLHPVARQLLDDAAASDQPNSHLLPVEVARDNFERMFAGMDVQEVASVEELVVATGEEHIPVRLYRPRAGGVLPLVVYLHGGGWQMGSLASHDGVCRAIANESGCAVLSVEYRRPPEAKFPTAPHDCYAALVWAVDHADQLATDRTRIAVVGDSAGGNLAAAVSLLARDDDGPELACQVLIYPATTFDLDRGFDVELEGYVLFRDEVQWHKDAYFSTPEDAKSDYASPLDADLSGLPATFVLTAEYDPLGKAGLALVERLRSQGVPTEHRQYDGMIHGFVQFPDLFDDATVAIGDIGAFLQRHVGTA, encoded by the coding sequence GTGTCCCTTCATCCCGTTGCCCGTCAGCTGCTCGACGACGCAGCTGCCAGCGACCAGCCAAACAGTCACCTGCTGCCCGTCGAGGTCGCCCGCGACAACTTCGAGCGCATGTTCGCCGGAATGGATGTCCAGGAGGTCGCTTCGGTCGAGGAGCTGGTAGTGGCGACGGGCGAAGAGCACATCCCGGTCCGCCTCTATCGCCCTCGAGCTGGAGGCGTGCTTCCCCTGGTCGTTTACCTTCACGGTGGGGGATGGCAGATGGGCAGTCTCGCGTCGCACGACGGTGTGTGCCGCGCGATCGCCAACGAGTCCGGATGTGCGGTACTGAGCGTCGAGTATCGCCGCCCGCCTGAGGCAAAGTTCCCGACCGCACCGCACGATTGCTACGCAGCGCTGGTGTGGGCTGTTGACCATGCCGACCAGCTCGCCACCGACAGAACGCGCATCGCGGTGGTGGGTGACAGCGCCGGCGGCAATCTTGCGGCGGCCGTGAGCCTTCTCGCCAGGGATGACGACGGGCCCGAACTTGCCTGCCAGGTTCTCATCTACCCGGCGACGACCTTCGACCTCGACCGCGGTTTCGACGTGGAGCTCGAGGGCTACGTGCTCTTCCGTGACGAGGTGCAGTGGCACAAGGACGCCTACTTCTCAACGCCGGAGGACGCAAAGTCGGACTACGCCTCGCCGCTCGATGCGGACCTCTCCGGACTGCCCGCGACCTTCGTCCTGACGGCGGAGTACGACCCGCTCGGCAAGGCGGGTCTTGCGCTCGTCGAACGGCTGCGGTCCCAGGGCGTGCCCACCGAGCACCGCCAGTACGACGGCATGATCCACGGCTTCGTCCAGTTCCCCGACCTCTTCGACGACGCGACCGTCGCCATCGGCGACATCGGCGCCTTCCTCCAGCGCCACGTGGGGACCGCGTGA
- a CDS encoding MBL fold metallo-hydrolase gives MRIGEIDLHPLTDGTFRAGPTYFGDHVTAESHPGFFGRDGKAWLPIGCFLIRTATQTILVDAGMGPAMRDDGERRLLVGGQLLLGLRASGVLPGDIDAVICTHLHADHCGWLFDLSGAPVFPRADLWVGAADWTHFVTNPDVWMFDHIRHGFTAMDGARLHLVDADTTVAPSIDIVMTPGHTPGHLSVIVSSGGHRALLLGDAIVCPIQLDEPTWQSIGDVDPQLAARVRERLFRELEGENVVGAGAHFPELRFGRVLAGELRRWAG, from the coding sequence ATGCGCATCGGGGAGATCGACCTCCACCCGCTGACGGACGGGACGTTCCGAGCAGGTCCGACCTACTTCGGGGACCACGTCACCGCCGAGAGCCACCCGGGCTTCTTCGGTCGCGACGGCAAGGCCTGGTTGCCGATCGGATGCTTCCTGATCCGAACCGCCACCCAGACGATCCTGGTCGACGCGGGGATGGGGCCGGCGATGCGGGACGACGGCGAGCGACGCCTCCTGGTGGGCGGCCAGCTCCTGCTGGGCCTCCGCGCGTCAGGCGTGCTGCCGGGTGACATCGACGCGGTCATCTGCACACACCTGCACGCCGACCACTGCGGCTGGTTGTTCGACCTCTCCGGCGCGCCGGTGTTTCCCCGGGCAGATCTCTGGGTGGGCGCCGCGGACTGGACGCACTTCGTCACGAACCCGGACGTGTGGATGTTCGACCACATCCGGCACGGCTTCACGGCGATGGACGGCGCACGCCTGCACCTCGTGGACGCAGACACGACGGTGGCACCCAGCATCGACATCGTCATGACGCCGGGGCACACACCGGGACATCTCTCGGTGATCGTGTCCTCGGGCGGCCATCGGGCACTCCTCCTCGGCGACGCCATCGTCTGCCCGATCCAGCTGGACGAGCCCACCTGGCAGTCCATCGGTGACGTCGACCCGCAACTCGCCGCCCGCGTCCGCGAACGGCTCTTCCGCGAGCTCGAGGGCGAGAACGTCGTCGGCGCCGGCGCACACTTCCCGGAGTTGCGATTCGGACGAGTCCTGGCGGGAGAGCTCCGACGCTGGGCGGGGTAA
- a CDS encoding DUF1116 domain-containing protein, with protein MVTAPAVEVLDDEIGVANAEAFRRLDVADPWVVDVATARDVIPGYDDNLVLTSGAPMPWTEYVGGQREALIGGALFEGLAASRDEAVAKFASGVIRIGACHDYSAVGSLAGIYTASMPVFVVENRAHGNIGFCNFYEGKEPRRLNYGCYDEGVHERLLHVNTVLAPVVGEAIRRTGGVPLKSLIARALRMGDEVHSRNAAASMLFNREILPAVLDMVHDEVPGVRETMVHLAENDYFFLRLSMAAAKVTADAMVVPRSTLVSAMAFSCRGFAIKIAGLGDRWFEGPPPVHEGKLFAGHAEDEITWMGGESPITETVGLGGFAQACALTLQEYQGGSAEVMIERNRQMYDITHGESSTYRIPLFDFRGTPTAIDARKVLETGTTPVMDVGLAGRDGGQIGAGIIRAPRECFEAAMAAFEASA; from the coding sequence ATGGTGACCGCGCCCGCCGTCGAGGTCCTCGACGACGAGATCGGCGTGGCCAACGCCGAGGCGTTCCGGCGCCTGGACGTGGCCGACCCGTGGGTGGTCGACGTCGCGACTGCCCGCGACGTGATCCCCGGGTACGACGACAACCTGGTGCTGACGTCCGGGGCGCCGATGCCGTGGACCGAGTACGTCGGCGGCCAGCGGGAGGCGTTGATCGGCGGAGCCCTGTTCGAGGGGCTCGCGGCGTCCCGCGACGAGGCAGTGGCGAAGTTCGCATCGGGTGTGATCCGGATCGGTGCCTGCCACGACTACAGCGCGGTCGGCTCGCTCGCCGGCATCTACACCGCCTCCATGCCGGTCTTCGTCGTGGAGAACCGCGCCCACGGAAACATCGGGTTCTGCAACTTCTACGAGGGCAAGGAGCCGCGTCGGCTCAACTACGGCTGTTACGACGAGGGCGTCCACGAGCGGCTGCTGCACGTGAACACCGTGCTGGCGCCGGTCGTCGGAGAGGCGATCCGGCGCACGGGTGGCGTTCCGCTCAAGTCGCTCATCGCGCGGGCTCTGCGCATGGGCGACGAGGTCCACAGCCGCAACGCTGCCGCTTCCATGCTGTTCAACCGCGAGATCCTCCCGGCCGTGCTCGACATGGTGCACGACGAGGTTCCCGGCGTGCGGGAGACGATGGTGCACCTCGCGGAGAACGACTACTTCTTCCTGCGTCTCTCGATGGCGGCAGCGAAGGTCACGGCGGACGCAATGGTCGTCCCGCGCTCCACCCTGGTCTCGGCGATGGCGTTCAGTTGCCGCGGCTTTGCGATCAAGATCGCCGGCCTGGGCGACCGGTGGTTCGAGGGTCCGCCGCCGGTCCACGAGGGCAAGCTGTTCGCCGGTCACGCGGAGGACGAGATCACGTGGATGGGCGGCGAGTCCCCGATCACCGAGACCGTCGGCCTCGGCGGCTTCGCCCAGGCCTGCGCGCTGACGCTGCAGGAGTACCAGGGCGGCTCGGCCGAGGTGATGATCGAGCGGAACCGGCAGATGTACGACATCACGCACGGCGAGAGCTCGACCTACCGCATTCCGCTCTTCGACTTCCGCGGCACGCCCACCGCCATCGACGCGCGAAAGGTGCTGGAGACGGGGACCACACCCGTCATGGACGTCGGACTGGCCGGCCGTGACGGCGGCCAGATCGGCGCGGGAATCATC
- a CDS encoding SDR family NAD(P)-dependent oxidoreductase has translation MSGTVIVTGGGGVIGRAICARLAESGYRPVAADLESSVPEGVDEFAHPFVVMDVTSTASVQAAVTAAVPAGEDLVGIVNCAGILRDSFVGELDEAKLDLMFQVNIAGMARVVEAAVDRLGEGGSIVNIGSLTGHFGRFTGASVYGATKAGVAAYTRYLAAELAPRGIRVNNVAPGVIRAPMSPSMARVSGGEEASAAHAMLRRIGEPHEVAEVVEFFVSQRSSFVTAQTLLVDGGVVAW, from the coding sequence GTGTCTGGCACAGTCATCGTCACCGGCGGCGGCGGAGTCATCGGCCGCGCCATCTGCGCGCGACTCGCGGAGAGCGGCTACCGCCCGGTCGCCGCGGACCTCGAGTCGTCGGTTCCCGAGGGCGTCGACGAGTTCGCCCACCCCTTCGTCGTCATGGACGTCACCTCGACCGCGTCCGTTCAGGCCGCGGTGACCGCGGCGGTGCCGGCCGGGGAGGATCTCGTCGGGATCGTCAACTGCGCGGGCATCCTGCGTGACTCGTTCGTCGGTGAGCTCGACGAGGCCAAGCTCGACCTGATGTTCCAGGTCAACATCGCCGGCATGGCACGAGTCGTCGAGGCCGCGGTCGACCGGCTGGGCGAGGGTGGTTCCATCGTCAACATCGGGTCGTTGACGGGCCACTTCGGCCGGTTCACCGGTGCCTCGGTCTACGGCGCGACCAAGGCCGGCGTCGCGGCGTACACGCGCTATCTCGCCGCCGAGCTCGCCCCGCGGGGCATCCGCGTCAACAACGTCGCCCCCGGCGTCATCCGCGCGCCGATGAGTCCGTCCATGGCACGGGTGTCCGGTGGCGAGGAGGCCTCCGCCGCCCATGCGATGCTGCGCCGGATCGGTGAGCCGCACGAGGTCGCCGAGGTCGTCGAGTTCTTTGTGTCGCAGCGGTCGTCGTTCGTGACCGCGCAGACCCTCCTTGTCGACGGCGGTGTCGTCGCATGGTGA
- a CDS encoding SDR family NAD(P)-dependent oxidoreductase, with product MTRPTHRPATWFVTGTSRGLGLELVSQLLQRGDNVAATTRSADRLVSALGADVGAGRLLPLEVDLRDEEAVTQVVRRTTDHFGSLDVVVNNAGYGFLAAVEETSSQDVRDMLDVQVVGAYNVLRAAVPVLRRQKSGHVVNVSSVLGLTAVAGWGLYSAGKFALEAISEALAAELADFGIRVTIVEPGYFRTSFLTTDSLRLPEATSDAYPGLRAMVQDHLELQGSQLGDPARGAARIIEHVVRDEDAPLRVLLGSDAHAYATAKVAALQENLDHTRETAPLTDFPVG from the coding sequence ATGACCCGTCCCACTCACCGTCCCGCCACCTGGTTCGTCACGGGCACCTCACGCGGCCTCGGCCTCGAGCTCGTCTCCCAGCTGCTGCAGCGCGGCGACAACGTCGCCGCGACCACCCGCTCGGCAGACCGCCTTGTCTCCGCGCTCGGAGCGGACGTCGGCGCCGGCCGACTGCTCCCCCTCGAGGTCGATCTCCGCGACGAGGAAGCCGTCACGCAGGTGGTGCGTCGGACCACCGACCACTTCGGCTCGCTCGACGTGGTCGTGAACAACGCCGGATACGGCTTCCTCGCGGCCGTGGAGGAGACGTCGAGCCAGGACGTTCGTGACATGCTCGACGTCCAGGTCGTCGGCGCCTACAACGTGCTCCGCGCCGCGGTGCCCGTCCTGCGCCGTCAGAAGTCCGGCCACGTCGTGAACGTGTCCTCGGTCCTCGGGCTCACCGCCGTCGCTGGCTGGGGGCTCTACAGCGCCGGCAAGTTCGCGCTCGAGGCGATCAGCGAGGCGCTGGCAGCCGAGCTCGCCGACTTCGGCATCCGCGTCACCATCGTCGAGCCCGGCTACTTCCGGACCTCCTTCCTGACCACGGACTCGCTGCGGCTCCCCGAGGCGACCAGCGACGCCTACCCCGGACTCCGCGCCATGGTCCAGGACCACCTTGAGCTGCAGGGCAGCCAGCTCGGCGACCCCGCGCGGGGTGCGGCTCGCATCATCGAGCACGTCGTCCGCGACGAGGATGCTCCGCTCCGGGTGCTGCTCGGCTCAGACGCGCACGCCTACGCCACCGCCAAGGTCGCCGCACTGCAGGAGAATCTCGACCACACCCGCGAGACCGCGCCGCTCACCGACTTCCCGGTCGGCTGA
- a CDS encoding carbon-nitrogen hydrolase family protein: protein MTVPTLRLTLVQAASALEPEANRAALAELAAAHAAGSDLVVLPEAFARDFGEAGSDVSPFAEPLDGPFATAVAAAAAAGETAVLAGMFEQGPAPERPYNTLVLRGSAEASYRKVHLYDSFGYRESDRLTAGPVEPVVVEVAGWQVGLMTCYDLRFPELARALVDRGAEVIVVPAAWVAGPRKVHHWRTLLTARAIENTVYVAAVGQPSPRYCGHSMVVDPFGEVVAEAGPGAPDAPEVIRATAERSVLDEARRVNPSLLNRRL, encoded by the coding sequence GTGACCGTCCCCACGCTCCGCCTCACCCTGGTCCAGGCCGCCTCGGCCCTCGAGCCGGAGGCCAACCGGGCGGCGCTGGCCGAGCTCGCCGCCGCCCACGCGGCCGGCAGCGACCTGGTCGTGCTGCCCGAGGCCTTCGCCCGCGACTTCGGCGAGGCCGGCTCCGACGTGAGCCCGTTCGCGGAGCCCCTCGACGGGCCGTTCGCCACGGCCGTCGCCGCGGCGGCTGCGGCGGGGGAGACGGCGGTGCTGGCGGGCATGTTCGAGCAGGGCCCCGCGCCGGAGCGGCCGTACAACACCCTCGTGCTGCGGGGGAGCGCCGAGGCGTCGTACCGGAAGGTGCATCTCTACGACTCCTTCGGCTACCGCGAGTCCGACCGCCTCACGGCGGGTCCGGTGGAGCCGGTCGTCGTGGAGGTCGCGGGCTGGCAGGTCGGCCTGATGACCTGCTACGACCTGCGCTTCCCCGAGCTCGCCCGGGCGCTGGTCGACCGCGGCGCCGAGGTCATCGTCGTGCCGGCGGCCTGGGTCGCCGGGCCGCGCAAGGTCCACCACTGGCGCACCCTGCTGACCGCGCGTGCCATCGAGAACACCGTGTACGTCGCCGCGGTCGGCCAGCCCTCGCCCCGCTACTGCGGCCACTCGATGGTCGTCGACCCGTTCGGCGAGGTCGTGGCCGAGGCCGGCCCGGGCGCGCCGGACGCCCCCGAGGTGATCCGTGCCACGGCCGAGCGCTCCGTGCTCGACGAGGCCCGCCGCGTCAACCCGTCACTTCTCAACCGTCGTCTGTAA
- a CDS encoding helix-turn-helix transcriptional regulator — translation MAEKNTELADFLRRAREQVAPDRAGLPSDGRVRRVRGLRREEVALLAGVSTDYYARLEQGRRIQPSAAVVEALGRALDLDAAGRAHLLDLIGLNSAAAPLRARPVQRVRPGVRQLIESLEGAPALVLGRRSDVLAQNRLCRALFTDFESRPASERNYARWMFLDPESQSLFVDWEQQARATVESLRLEAGNDPADRATAELIADLRNNSPEFARWWDEHRVYQRTHGSKALRHSLVGDLIVEYETLTLPGDPHTTLFVYTTEPRSPSSRALALLASWSLASTKG, via the coding sequence ATGGCGGAGAAGAACACCGAGCTCGCGGACTTCCTGCGGCGCGCCCGTGAGCAGGTTGCGCCCGACCGGGCCGGCCTGCCGTCGGACGGTCGGGTACGCCGGGTGCGTGGCCTGCGCCGCGAGGAGGTGGCGCTGCTTGCCGGCGTCTCCACCGACTACTACGCCCGCCTGGAGCAGGGCCGTCGCATCCAACCGTCCGCAGCAGTGGTCGAGGCGCTCGGCCGGGCCCTGGACCTCGACGCCGCAGGCCGGGCGCACCTCCTGGACCTCATTGGCCTCAACAGCGCCGCTGCGCCCCTTCGTGCCCGGCCCGTGCAACGCGTCCGTCCGGGTGTCCGGCAACTCATCGAGTCCTTGGAGGGCGCGCCCGCGCTGGTGCTCGGCCGCCGCAGCGATGTCCTGGCCCAGAACCGGCTCTGCCGCGCACTCTTCACCGACTTCGAGAGCAGGCCGGCGAGCGAGCGGAACTACGCCCGATGGATGTTCCTCGACCCCGAGTCACAGTCGCTGTTCGTGGACTGGGAGCAGCAGGCGCGCGCCACCGTCGAGAGCCTGCGCCTGGAAGCGGGAAACGACCCCGCTGACCGCGCGACGGCCGAGCTGATCGCCGACCTGCGGAACAACAGCCCGGAGTTCGCCCGCTGGTGGGACGAGCACCGGGTCTATCAGCGAACGCACGGCTCCAAGGCGCTTCGGCACTCGCTCGTCGGCGACCTCATCGTCGAGTACGAGACGCTCACCCTCCCGGGCGACCCCCACACCACGCTCTTCGTCTACACCACCGAGCCGAGGTCCCCGTCCAGCCGGGCCCTCGCACTGCTGGCGAGCTGGTCACTGGCGTCCACCAAAGGCTGA
- a CDS encoding AMP-binding protein: MFYPLTILDFLDRAVSVFPDRTAVLDEPQAAGAWEPITYRELAQRARSLAASLDELGLPEGARVAVLSQNSARLLAAFYGVSAFGRVLVPVNFRLTAAEVAYIVEHSGAEVLFVDPSLREVAAEVGCRHTFVLGEDDEHLWSNPAEPRPWAGDEGATATINYTSGTTARPKGVQLTHRNLWLNAVTFGWHLGVDESEVYLHTLPMFHANGWGMPYAITGFGGVHVVLRQVDGAEILRRVEEHGVTLMCAAPAVLAAVVEAARLWQGPVPGRNRVRVVVAGAPPPTRLIERIRDELGWEFIQIYGLTETSPFLTMSRMRDEWADLSEQEQARLLGRAGAPAIGVRVAIAEDGEVVVASNHNLDAYWRNPEETARAQEGGVFHTGDGGALSDGYLTIQDRKKDVIVTGGENVSSIEVEDVLAGHPAVREAAVIGIPDEKWGELVTALVVCSADVSEAELIAHCRERLAGYKTPKRIEFRSELARTATGKLQKFKLREDFWGGRTRQVN; encoded by the coding sequence ATGTTCTACCCACTCACCATCCTCGACTTCCTCGATCGAGCGGTATCGGTCTTCCCTGATCGCACCGCAGTCCTCGACGAGCCGCAGGCGGCGGGCGCCTGGGAGCCGATCACCTACCGCGAGCTCGCCCAACGCGCTCGCTCGCTGGCTGCCTCGCTCGACGAGCTGGGGCTGCCCGAGGGGGCGCGCGTCGCCGTCCTCTCACAGAACTCGGCTCGGCTCCTGGCGGCGTTCTACGGGGTGAGCGCCTTCGGGCGTGTCCTCGTGCCGGTCAACTTCAGGCTCACGGCGGCCGAGGTGGCGTACATCGTGGAACACAGCGGCGCCGAGGTCCTGTTCGTCGATCCGTCGCTGCGCGAGGTCGCTGCCGAGGTGGGTTGCCGCCACACCTTCGTCCTCGGTGAGGACGACGAGCACCTGTGGTCGAACCCTGCAGAGCCTCGGCCCTGGGCGGGCGACGAAGGCGCCACCGCGACCATCAACTACACCTCCGGTACGACGGCGCGCCCCAAGGGAGTGCAGCTCACCCACCGCAACCTGTGGCTCAACGCGGTCACCTTCGGTTGGCACCTCGGAGTCGACGAGTCCGAGGTCTACCTGCACACCCTCCCGATGTTCCACGCGAACGGCTGGGGCATGCCCTACGCGATCACCGGGTTCGGCGGCGTGCACGTCGTGCTCCGCCAGGTCGACGGCGCGGAGATCCTGCGACGGGTCGAGGAGCACGGCGTCACGTTGATGTGTGCGGCGCCTGCGGTCCTCGCAGCGGTGGTCGAGGCGGCACGTCTCTGGCAAGGGCCGGTCCCAGGGCGGAACCGGGTCCGCGTGGTCGTGGCGGGAGCGCCACCGCCCACCCGCCTGATCGAGCGGATCCGTGACGAGCTCGGCTGGGAGTTCATTCAGATCTACGGCCTCACTGAGACTTCGCCGTTCCTGACCATGTCCCGGATGCGGGACGAATGGGCCGACCTGTCCGAGCAGGAGCAGGCGCGCCTGCTGGGACGGGCGGGCGCGCCGGCGATCGGGGTCCGGGTCGCGATCGCCGAGGACGGGGAGGTGGTCGTCGCGAGCAACCACAACCTCGACGCCTACTGGCGCAACCCGGAGGAAACCGCGAGGGCGCAGGAAGGCGGGGTCTTCCACACCGGGGACGGGGGAGCGCTCAGCGACGGCTACCTGACGATTCAGGACCGCAAGAAGGACGTCATCGTCACGGGTGGTGAGAACGTGTCGTCGATCGAGGTCGAGGACGTGCTCGCGGGCCATCCGGCCGTCCGGGAGGCGGCGGTGATCGGGATTCCCGACGAGAAGTGGGGCGAGCTGGTCACCGCGCTGGTCGTCTGCTCCGCTGACGTCAGCGAGGCCGAGCTCATCGCCCACTGCCGCGAGAGGCTCGCGGGCTACAAGACGCCCAAGCGGATCGAGTTCCGCAGCGAGCTGGCGCGCACGGCCACCGGGAAGCTGCAGAAATTCAAGCTCCGCGAGGACTTCTGGGGCGGTCGCACCCGTCAGGTGAACTGA
- a CDS encoding LuxR family transcriptional regulator produces the protein MAGIRPEDRELFEREAAGLYEQVLAEGGIAEDDPRVSDKGASRPAFDLLVRLGLLQRDGGGTTWRPLEPSSAQSRVVTPLGTEGARLIDESARWASAFAGLSQSWRRSPAANETGPFLYLHGDAVQPYLTTLVSEAQEELLTAQPQANRSTRTVTQAAERDIAALQRGLVMKTLYQHSARRHPATHKYVAHVTEHGAEVRTLDEFFDRMIVVDRRVALIPAPDSPTTAVVVREPAIVAYLVDVFERTFARGRPFASGGQSVMKEIASEQRAMTIRMLIEGHADAVSAKRLGVSPRTYAGYVAELKEEYDAETRFQLGYTMGQLGIAGQETDGS, from the coding sequence ATGGCAGGGATCAGGCCGGAGGACCGGGAGCTCTTCGAGCGTGAGGCGGCCGGTCTCTACGAGCAGGTCCTCGCCGAGGGCGGCATCGCCGAGGACGACCCGCGGGTGTCCGACAAGGGGGCCTCCCGCCCCGCCTTCGACCTGCTCGTGCGACTCGGGCTGCTCCAACGCGACGGCGGTGGTACGACGTGGCGGCCGCTCGAGCCGAGCAGCGCCCAGTCGCGCGTGGTCACCCCGCTGGGGACCGAGGGCGCGCGCCTGATCGACGAGTCGGCGCGCTGGGCGAGCGCCTTCGCGGGGCTCAGCCAGAGCTGGCGGCGCTCACCGGCGGCCAACGAGACGGGGCCGTTCCTGTACCTGCACGGTGACGCCGTCCAGCCGTACCTCACGACGCTCGTGAGCGAGGCCCAGGAGGAGCTGCTGACCGCGCAGCCCCAGGCCAACCGCAGCACCCGGACCGTCACCCAGGCGGCCGAGCGCGACATCGCCGCCCTGCAGCGCGGGCTCGTCATGAAGACGCTCTACCAGCACAGCGCGCGGCGCCACCCCGCCACGCACAAGTACGTCGCCCACGTGACCGAGCACGGCGCCGAGGTACGCACCCTCGACGAGTTCTTCGACCGGATGATCGTGGTCGACCGCCGGGTCGCGCTGATCCCGGCTCCGGACAGCCCGACCACGGCGGTCGTCGTACGCGAGCCGGCGATCGTCGCCTACCTGGTCGACGTCTTCGAGCGGACCTTCGCCCGCGGCCGGCCGTTCGCGAGCGGCGGGCAGAGCGTGATGAAGGAGATCGCGTCGGAGCAGCGCGCGATGACGATCCGGATGCTGATCGAGGGCCACGCCGACGCGGTGAGCGCGAAGCGGCTGGGCGTCAGCCCGCGCACGTACGCCGGCTACGTCGCCGAGCTCAAGGAGGAGTACGACGCGGAGACGCGCTTCCAGCTCGGCTACACGATGGGCCAGCTGGGCATCGCCGGGCAGGAGACGGACGGTTCGTAA
- a CDS encoding FadR/GntR family transcriptional regulator, protein MSDHPNLGPIRQIAAHELVLDQIRRSMDSGQFRPGDRLPAERDLAEMLDVSRTTVRAAIAVLEREGRISVRRGRGGGFLVLEPTYDPAEARHELKRNKIAVRDAFDYRVIVESGAARLAAERRKAADLPKLADLVTRMDETIKAGREDGATGHVTEFQLLDSAFHLGIAEASGNQQLLEAVSRGRQRMWLPVGAIFGHIEDNANDHHADILAAIRAKDADLAAAAMADHINETRKTIEAWLSR, encoded by the coding sequence GTGTCCGATCACCCGAACCTGGGGCCGATCCGCCAGATCGCGGCGCACGAACTGGTGCTGGACCAGATCCGGCGCTCGATGGACTCGGGCCAGTTCCGTCCCGGCGACCGGCTGCCAGCGGAGCGCGATCTCGCCGAGATGCTCGACGTGTCGCGGACGACCGTGCGGGCCGCCATCGCCGTGCTCGAGCGCGAGGGCCGGATCTCCGTTCGCCGAGGACGTGGAGGCGGGTTCCTCGTCCTGGAACCGACCTACGACCCCGCTGAAGCGCGTCACGAGCTCAAGCGCAACAAGATCGCGGTCCGCGACGCCTTCGACTACCGGGTCATCGTCGAGTCCGGTGCGGCGCGCCTGGCTGCAGAGCGGCGCAAGGCGGCCGACCTGCCGAAGCTCGCCGACCTCGTGACGCGGATGGACGAGACCATCAAGGCAGGTCGCGAGGACGGGGCCACGGGCCACGTGACCGAGTTCCAGCTCCTCGACTCCGCCTTCCACCTCGGCATCGCCGAGGCGTCCGGCAACCAGCAGCTCCTCGAGGCCGTCTCCCGAGGGCGTCAGCGCATGTGGCTCCCCGTGGGCGCGATCTTCGGCCACATCGAGGACAACGCCAACGACCACCACGCTGACATCCTGGCCGCGATCCGGGCCAAGGACGCCGACCTCGCCGCGGCGGCGATGGCAGACCACATCAACGAGACGCGGAAGACCATCGAGGCGTGGCTCAGCAGGTGA